From the Saccharomyces paradoxus chromosome XIV, complete sequence genome, one window contains:
- the SSK2 gene encoding mitogen-activated protein kinase kinase kinase SSK2 (MAP kinase kinase kinase of HOG1 mitogen-activated signaling pathway~similar to YNR031C), with translation MSHSDYFNYKPYGESSEKPSSSKKRQSSSSSSSRLRSESLGRNSNTTQARVASSPISPGLHSTQYFRSPNAVYSPGESPLNTVQLFNRLPGIPQGQFFHQNAISGSSSSSARSSRRPSNIGLPLPKNPQQSLPKLSTQPVPVHKKVEASKTESEIIKKPPPMNSNQDPLLTTPTLVISPELASLNTTNTSIMSTPQNISNQTSNKHIPTRSQPNASASSSTLQDIVTTNSSQRSVAHHGGSTTSLRTYKKQYVLNEQLYLRKMRNRANDDYYTRGIVASSNFEDDEENYSNKGEDELELEMDDLLKVEGDDKDNDFNFGYNFITSNSKNNENVVSMSLNYLKGKLDWLRDMNNDQPREIEDEEWHSILGSEDLLSKLLQNPMVNNRFEWQTMLSKVLKGDIVRNEKTKIANQGKGPGFNTQFSDDIWIELKAWMNGRTVEDQNKSLRIFRDSTDSVFQEIMAFKLEDNMSADEAAETIKSLVDKYYRVLNLWPNIKRMHSEKPITKTEAFRNRIDTLNSWLNFKFNFDTNIAYLKKWIIGNKDLESTTELDNSNVNLDDPAVFATNCKRFAEQIIKEKDIELIFQKKIFFPLAPWILKAKFFFLKYQKTWNELNLSYLDQDLEFLLMFPMRLVKDIILIRLSYAKKIQNPTLMMIDQMMDDFSTYIKLAVQMKFTVASYCNDWFFKVKIDPEFDHTVVEGLEYFFSILELRILYSGKNSFKTSKEPDLLLKYWEMFRNVGYYIDDAGELIAAEFTKLTLRLVHRLHAYLLRQQNTPPKLEDEAAAEKWLVQIFEILGSMKRKLNRFTNILTKAFQNFVRYKIEDHNYVLRQLKETGHFLIYTGGYLEQNGTYLIGSPELLGCKDDDILRIIKNSDIGCDLVPKLEINNSLTIYNALDDNWNSNSSLGSDISNDGTPFYYIKNDLTTQPRSYNGNRVNREPDFENSKSTEEEIYELETRLNSLGYVLVLTPQEPLLWEGEMYNLSDNKIIKPEDLNLKVIPNSIDLMCQGSSYALEYQCDRFQQIAGSSVSFLEKKSSSETVKNNLQRINKAYFRCTYSVLKNYTKIMTTFKKVSPVNDLLNNIFLFGRDFGLNFLRINIANNEKRSIIILLMMRLSIGWLKFLAEDCDPTDQRVFRWCVTSMEFAMHMVSGWNILALDECQFSSLKQKISECMSLLISHFDIIGARSMEVEKINQQARSNLDLEDVFDDDMMLQVNSEFRVQSIMELEERIKRNPHQTGKVIDDSDKGNKYLVSLASSISNVSMRWQKRNFIGGGTFGRVYSAVDLDNGEILAVKEINIQDSKAMQKIFPLIKEEMSVLEILNHPNIVSYYGVEVHRDKVNIFMEYCEGGSLAALLEHGRIEDEMVTQVYTLQLLEGLAYLHESGIVHRDVKPENILLDFNGVIKYVDFGAAKKIANNGTRLASMNKIENTDGEHEDDTHVADSKAVKNNENGLLDMMGTPMYMAPESITGSTTKGKLGADDVWSLGCVVLEMITGRRPWANLDNEWAIMYHVAAGHTPQFPTKDEVSSAGMKFLERCLIQNPSKRASAVELLMDPWIVQIREIAFGDDSSSTDTEERE, from the coding sequence ATGTCGCATTCAGACTACTTCAATTATAAGCCTTATGGCGAGTCCTCAGAAAAGCCTAGCAGTTCGAAAAAGAGGCagtcgtcatcatcatcttcttctaggCTAAGGTCTGAAAGTTTGGGGCGAAATTCCAATACTACGCAAGCTCGAGTAGCGTCATCGCCCATCAGCCCAGGGCTGCATTCTACCCAGTACTTCAGGTCGCCAAATGCTGTTTATAGCCCTGGAGAGTCTCCATTAAATACAGTACAGCTATTTAATCGTCTTCCAGGAATACCTCAAggccaattttttcatcaaaatgcCATCTCTGGGTCTTCCAGCTCATCGGCAAGATCGAGTAGACGACCCTCCAATATTGGTCTTCCTCTGCCAAAAAACCCTCAGCAGTCTTTACCCAAACTGTCTACCCAACCCGTTCCTGTACATAAAAAAGTTGAGGCAAGTAAAACGGAAAGCGAGATTATCAAGAAGCCTCCCCCCATGAATAGTAACCAAGATCCATTATTGACTACCCCCACGTTGGTGATATCACCAGAATTAGCTTCGCTAAATACAACGAATACATCAATTATGTCAACGCCACAAAACATATCGAACCAAACCTCGAACAAACATATTCCTACCAGATCGCAACCAAATGCGTCAGCAAGCTCCTCCACTTTGCAAGATATTGTCACAACAAATAGCTCGCAACGGTCTGTAGCTCACCATGGTGGAAGCACAACGAGCCTCCGAACATACAAAAAGCAATATGTATTGAACGAACAACTATATTTGAGGAAAATGAGAAACCGTGCTAACGATGATTATTACACAAGAGGTATAGTCGCATCATCCAActttgaagatgacgaagaaaatTACAGTAACAAAGGTGAAGATGAGTTAGAACTAGAAATGGACGATCTTTTAAAGGTGGAGGGTGACGATAAAGATAACGACTTCAATTTTGGCTATAATTTTATCACGTCaaactcaaaaaataatgaaaacgTAGTCTCGATGAGtttaaattatttaaaAGGCAAATTAGATTGGTTGAGGGATATGAACAATGATCAACCGCGCGAAATAGAAGATGAGGAATGGCATTCCATCCTGGGAAGCGAAGATTTGCTGTCAAAATTGTTACAGAATCCTATGGTGAACAACCGTTTTGAATGGCAAACAATGTTATCTAAGGTACTAAAGGGTGATATTGtgagaaatgaaaaaacaaagatcGCTAATCAAGGGAAAGGCCCTGGTTTTAATACGCAGTTTTCAGATGACATTTGGATTGAGTTGAAGGCATGGATGAATGGGAGGACCGTAGAAGACCAGAACAAATCTCTAAGAATCTTCAGAGATTCCACTGATTCTgtatttcaagaaattatgGCCTTTAAACTGGAAGATAATATGAGCGCCGACGAGGCTGCGGAGACTATCAAATCATTAGTGGACAAATATTATAGAGTTTTAAATTTATGGCCTAACATCAAAAGAATGCACAGTGAAAAACCTATCACCAAAACGGAAGCATTTAGGAATCGAATAGATACTTTGAATAGTTGGcttaatttcaaattcaactTCGATACTAATATTGCatacttgaaaaaatggataaTAGGCAATAAAGACCTAGAGAGCACTACCGAGTTGGATAACAGCAACGTGAATCTGGATGATCCAGCTGTGTTCGCCACTAATTGTAAACGTTTTGCCGAACAAAttataaaggaaaaggataTTGAACTAATAttccagaagaaaatattttttccgTTAGCGCCGTGGATTTTGAAGgccaaatttttcttcttaaaataccaaaaaacGTGGAATGAATTGAATTTATCTTATTTAGACCAAGATCTGGAATTTTTATTAATGTTTCCAATGCGTTTAGTAAAAGATATAATACTGATTCGCCTATCTTATGCCAAGAAAATACAGAATCCAACACTGATGATGATTGATCAAATGATGGACGATTTCAGCACTTATATCAAATTAGCGGTCCAGATGAAATTCACTGTTGCTTCTTATTGTAATGACtggtttttcaaagtgaAAATCGATCCCGAATTTGATCATACTGTTGTCGAGGGattggaatattttttttctattttggaACTAAGAATATTATATAGCGGCAAGAACTCATTTAAGACTTCTAAAGAACCCGATCTGCTACTAAAATACTGGGAGATGTTTAGAAACGTCGGCTATTATATTGATGATGCTGGCGAACTGATTGCCGCAGAGTTTACTAAATTGACACTTAGGTTGGTTCACAGATTGCATGCTTACCTTTTAAGGCAGCAAAACACCCCGCCAAAATTAGAGGATGAAGCTGCTGCCGAAAAATGGCTGGtacaaatatttgaaatactTGGATccatgaaaagaaaactcaATAGATTCACCAATATTTTAACAAAGGCattccaaaattttgttCGATATAAGATAGAAGATCATAACTATGTGCTAAGGCAGCTGAAAGAAACAGGCCACTTTCTTATATATACGGGGGGCTACCTAGAACAAAATGGTACTTATTTGATTGGTAGCCCAGAACTACTGGGCTgtaaagatgatgatattttgAGAATCATTAAAAATTCAGATATCGGTTGTGATTTAGTGCCTAAGCTAGAAATTAACAACAGTCTGACAATTTATAATGCTTTAGATGATAATTGGAACTCGAACTCATCACTAGGCTCAGATATCTCAAATGATGGTACCCCATTTtattatatcaaaaatgatTTGACTACTCAGCCTAGATCTTACAACGGTAATAGGGTTAACCGTGAAccagattttgaaaatagcAAGAGCACAGAGGAGGAGATTTATGAACTAGAAACAAGGTTGAACTCTCTTGGTTACGTATTGGTATTAACTCCACAAGAACCATTGCTTTGGGAAGGTGAGATGTATAACCTGTCCGATAACAAAATCATAAAACCAGAGGATCTGAACCTGAAAGTGATCCCCAATTCAATAGATTTAATGTGCCAAGGATCCAGTTATGCTTTAGAATACCAATGTGATAGATTCCAACAAATTGCCGGCAGCtcggtttcttttttggaaaaaaaatcttcttcagaaacGGTTAAAAACAACTTACAAAGGATAAATAAGGCATACTTCAGATGCACGTATAGtgttctgaaaaattatacGAAAATTATGACCACATTCAAAAAGGTAAGCCCTGTTAATGATTTattaaataatattttcctttttgggAGGGATTTTGGTCTGAACTTTTTGAGAATCAATATTGccaacaatgaaaaaagatcTATAATCATACTTTTAATGATGCGGTTAAGTATCGGATGGCTAAAGTTCCTAGCTGAAGATTGTGATCCGACAGACCAAAGGGTATTTAGGTGGTGTGTCACCTCAATGGAGTTCGCGATGCATATGGTCAGTGGTTGGAACATATTAGCTCTTGATGAATGTCAattctcttctttaaagcaaaaaatttcagaatGTATGTCATTACTTATTTCTCATTTTGATATAATAGGCGCACGTTCCATGGAAGTCGAAAAAATTAATCAACAGGCTAGATCAAATCTTGATTTGGAAGATGtgtttgatgatgatatgaTGCTACAAGTGAATTCTGAGTTCCGAGTACAAAGTATAATGGAATTGGAGGAAAGAATAAAGCGAAATCCCCATCAAACTGGTAAAGTAATCGATGATAGTGACAAGGGTAACAAGtatcttgtttctttggcATCTTCTATATCGAACGTTTCTATGAGATGGCAAAAGAGGAATTTTATTGGTGGTGGTACTTTTGGAAGGGTGTATTCCGCTGTCGATTTGGATAATGGTGAGATTTTAGCAGTCAAGGAAATTAATATTCAAGACAGCAAAGcaatgcaaaaaattttcccCTTAATCAAGGAAGAAATGAGTGTCTTAGAGATATTGAACCACCCAAATATAGTTTCATACTATGGTGTTGAAGTTCATCGTGATAAGGTCAACATCTTTATGGAATATTGTGAAGGCGGTTCTTTAGCAGCTCTTTTGGAGCATGGTCGTATTGAAGACGAAATGGTCACTCAAGTCTATACTTTACAATTACTAGAAGGACTTGCATATTTGCATGAATCTGGAATTGTTCATCGTGATGTTAAACCCGAAAACATCCTACTAGATTTTAATGGTGTTATTAAGTATGTTGATTTTGGCGCtgctaaaaaaattgctaaTAATGGAACTAGATTGGCAAGTATGaacaaaatagaaaatacaGATGGTGAACACGAAGACGACACCCACGTTGCTGATTCAAAGGCAGTGAAAAATAACGAAAATGGTCTATTAGATATGATGGGAACACCTATGTACATGGCTCCAGAATCCATCACTGGATCTACCACCAAGGGCAAACTTGGAGCAGATGACGTTTGGTCATTAGGCTGCGTTGTATTAGAAATGATCACTGGTAGACGACCATGGGCTAACTTAGACAATGAATGGGCTATCATGTATCATGTTGCTGCTGGACATACCCCACAGTTTCCTACTAAGGATGAAGTATCGTCCGCTGGtatgaaatttttggaaagatgTCTTATTCAAAATCCCTCCAAGAGAGCCAGTGCAGTTGAGCTGTTGATGGACCCTTGGATTGTACAAATTAGAGAAATAGCCTTTGGCGACGATTCTTCCTCTACAGATACTGAAGAAAGAGAGTGA
- the ALG12 gene encoding dolichyl-P-Man:Man(7)GlcNAc(2)-PP-dolichol alpha-1,6-mannosyltransferase (Alpha-1,6-mannosyltransferase localized to the ER~similar to YNR030W): MRWSVLDTVLLAVISFHLIQAPFTKVEESFNIQAIHDILTYSVFDISQYDHLKFPGVVPRTFVGAVIIAMLSRPYLYFSSLIQASRPTSIDVQLIVRAIIGLTNGLSFIYLKNCLQDTFDKITRKKKEENEGKDIYIYDSVGSWFILFLISSFHLMFYSTRTLPNFIMTLPLTNVALGWVLLGHYNAAIFLSALVAIVFRLEVSALSAGIALFSVIFKKVTLFDAIKFGIFGLGLGSAISITVDSYFWKEWCLPEVDGFLFNVVAGYASKWGVEPPTAYFTHYLRMMFMPPTVLLLNYFGYKLAPTKLKIVSLASLFHIIVLSFQPHKEWRFIIYAVPSILLLGATGAAHLWENMKIKKVTNVLCLTILPLSVMTSFLISMAFLYISRMNYPGGEALTSFNDMIVEKNITNVTVHVSIPPCMTGVTLFGELNHDVYGVRYDKTENVTLLQEMWPSFDFLITHEPTAAQLPFGNKTADRWELIGTTKMFTGFDPTYITTFVFQERVNVLSLLKQIIFDKTPAVFLKELTTNSIVKSDVFFTYRRIKQNERVD; this comes from the coding sequence ATGCGTTGGTCCGTTCTCGATACAGTGCTGTTGGCCGTGATTTCCTTTCATCTAATCCAGGCACCATTCACCAAAGTGGAAGAGAGTTTTAATATCCAAGCCATTCATGACATTTTAACCTACAGCgtatttgatatttccCAATATGATCACTTGAAATTTCCTGGTGTGGTCCCTAGAACATTTGTTGGTGCTGTGATTATTGCGATGCTTTCCAGACCTTATCTTTACTTCAGTTCTTTAATTCAAGCTTCCAGGCCCACCTCTATAGATGTTCAATTGATTGTTAGAGCCATTATTGGCCTCACTAATGGGCtttctttcatttatttaaaaaattgtttgCAAGATACCTTTGATAAAATCactagaaagaaaaaggaagaaaatgaaggcaaggatatatatatttacgATAGCGTTGGTTCGTGGttcattttgtttttaattAGCAGTTTCCATCTGATGTTCTACAGCACTAGAACTCTGCCCAATTTTATCATGACTCTGCCTCTAACCAACGTCGCATTGGGGTGGGTTTTATTGGGTCATTATAATGCAGCTATTTTCCTATCAGCACTCGTTGCAATTGTGTTCAGGCTAGAAGTATCAGCTCTAAGCGCTGGTATTGCCTTATTTAGTGTCATCTTTAAGAAGGTCACATTATTCGATGCCATCAAATTTGGCATCTTTGGTTTAGGACTTGGTTCCGCCATCAGTATTACCGTTGATTCATATTTCTGGAAGGAATGGTGTCTACCTGAGGTAGATGGCTTCTTGTTCAACGTCGTTGCGGGTTATGCTTCCAAGTGGGGTGTTGAGCCACCTACTGCTTATTTCACACATTACTTGAGAATGATGTTTATGCCGCCAACtgttttattattgaaCTACTTCGGCTATAAATTAGCCCCTACAAAATTAAAGATTGTTTCACTAGCTTCCCTTTTCCACATTATCGTTTTATCCTTCCAACCTCACAAAGAATGGAGATTCATCATCTACGCTGTCCCATCTATCCTGTTGCTAGGTGCCACAGGAGCCGCGCATCTATGggaaaatatgaaaataaagaaggtTACCAATGTGTTATGTTTGACCATATTGCCCTTGTCTGTAATGACCTCTTTTCTCATTTCAATGGCATTCTTGTATATATCAAGAATGAATTATCCAGGTGGTGAAGCCTTAACTTCTTTTAATGACATGattgtggaaaaaaatatcacaAATGTTACTGTCCATGTTAGCATACCTCCTTGTATGACTGGTGTCACTTTATTTGGTGAACTGAACCACGATGTATATGGTGTCAGATACGATAAGACTGAAAATGTCACTTTGCTGCAGGAAATGTGGCCTTCCTTCGATTTCTTGATTACTCATGAACCAACTGCCGCTCAGTTACCATTCGGAAACAAGACTGCCGATCGTTGGGAACTGATTGGCACAACAAAAATGTTCACCGGATTTGACCCAACATACATTACCACCTTTGTTTTCCAGGAAAGAGTTAACGTTTTGTCTCTGCTCAAACAGATCATTTTCGACAAGACACCTGctgtttttttgaaggaattgACCACCAATTCGATTGTGAAGAGCGACGTCTTTTTCACCTATAGGAGGAtcaaacaaaatgaaagagTTGATTGA
- the CPR8 gene encoding peptidylprolyl isomerase family protein CPR8 (Peptidyl-prolyl cis-trans isomerase (cyclophilin)~similar to YNR028W): MKSLFLYIYVAFMFTCIMALPLPVDNKRASSDSLDLSKKYAPNPPATHTVNILIMFTEPEHSEVAAHLITIDLYGTMVPKTVMNFCQYADSMKDRIPPDHIVPSERDFDKILSNGAIEGGPVPSSSGEETGVLASLFKENHGLIHDRPGRVSMIKDDAGLKFIIGTSDTAPGGGNIVFGQVTSGLKDLMDKLANVKTDENGKPDQPMTIAYISSNENKFQDAKKAHEQYLQRLQDYQNGDLEKGITLKNYLYPSNQRKLEDVKYNQLHHPLPKVMFGITILLLFYVLAKYRKRIFSRSSSKIVSIRED; encoded by the coding sequence ATGAAGagcctttttctttatatttatgtTGCATTCATGTTTACTTGCATAATGGCTTTGCCATTACCTGTGGATAACAAAAGGGCTTCTTCAGACTCCTTAGATCTAAGCAAAAAATACGCACCAAACCCTCCTGCTACGCATACCGTAAATATTTTAATCATGTTCACAGAACCTGAACATTCCGAAGTTGCGGCTCATTTAATAACGATAGACTTATACGGGACCATGGTGCCTAAGACAGTAATGAATTTTTGCCAGTATGCTGATAGTATGAAAGATCGCATTCCTCCTGATCATATTGTCCCTTCGGAGCGTGATTTTGATAAGATTCTATCGAATGGGGCTATAGAAGGTGGTCCTGTTCCTTCCTCCTCTGGTGAAGAAACGGGGGTCTTAGCTTCTctctttaaagaaaaccatGGTTTGATTCACGATAGGCCAGGCAGGGTTTCCATGATTAAGGATGATGCGGGACTCAAGTTTATAATTGGAACTAGTGACACGGCTCCTGGAGGTGGAAATATTGTATTTGGCCAAGTTACATCCGGATTAAAAGATTTAATGGATAAACTAGCCAATGTGAAAACTGACGAAAATGGTAAGCCAGATCAACCAATGACAATAGCCTACATTTCATCCAATGAAAACAAGTTTCAAGATGCAAAGAAAGCCCACGAACAGTATCTTCAAAGACTTCAAGATTATCAAAACGGCGATTTGGAGAAAGGTATCACCTTGAAGAATTATCTATACCCGAGTAATCAAAGGAAGTTGGAAGATGTGAAATACAATCAGCTTCACCATCCTTTACCGAAGGTTATGTTTGGTATTACCATATTGTTGCTTTTCTACGTTTTAGCCAAGTACAGGAAAAGGATATTCAGCAGATCGTCGTCTAAAATAGTTTCTATTAGAGAGGACTGA
- the ZNG1 gene encoding GTP-dependent zinc transferase (similar to YNR029C): protein MYIFDYYGILNVQCDYEQENILSIEEFSTSGSGRMSALRNIRFNEEEDGELPCLVTGEENNLEEILENVSYDGGNIVSDAKVERVNKQVENISAGATDLREKKRIPVSIITGYLGSGKSTLLEKIALKGADKKIAVILNEFGDSSEIEKAMTIKNGSSSYQEWLDLGNGCLCCSLKNIGVKAIEDMVERSPGKIDYILLETSGIADPAPIAKMFWQDEGLNSSVYIDGIITVLDCEHILKCLDDISVDAHWHGDKVGLEGNLTIAHFQLAMADRIIMNKYDTIEHSPEMVNHLKERVREVNSIAPMFFTKYSDIPIDNLLDIHAYDSIRISDILDNNTGNGTIHDHRMGTIMLTFRSLKNEEEYNEKFIKKFLQPLLWKNFGAMTVLGERSQDDGHDWEVQRTKGLILIEGENPIARVIQGVRDTYDVFPGEYDGSNKECKIVLIGKYLEKDSIEELLHNTLE, encoded by the coding sequence atgtatatttttgattattATGGAATATTAAATGTTCAATGCGATTATGAGCAGGAGAATATCCTTTCCATTGAGGAATTTTCAACGTCGGGAAGTGGGAGAATGTCTGCGTTGAGAAACATCAGGTTCaatgaggaagaagatggtGAACTGCCCTGCCTCGTAACAGGCGAAGAAAATAAtctagaagaaattttggaaaatgttTCGTATGATGGCGGAAATATTGTTAGTGATGCCAAAGTAGAGAGAGTAAACAAGCAAGTGGAGAATATTTCTGCAGGCGCAACAGATTTACGCGAGAAGAAACGTATTCCTGTGAGCATTATTACCGGCTATCTAGGATCAGGTAAATCGACGTTactggaaaaaattgcatTAAAAGGTGcggataaaaaaattgctgTAATTTTAAATGAATTCGGAGATTCTAGTGAAATCGAAAAAGCTATGACTATCAAAAATGGTTCGAGCAGCTACCAAGAATGGCTGGATTTGGGGAACGGGTGTTTGTGCtgttcattgaaaaatataggTGTTAAAGCCATCGAAGATATGGTGGAACGTTCACCTGGCAAGATCGattatattcttttagAGACCTCTGGTATTGCAGATCCTGCTCCTATTGCGAAAATGTTCTGGCAGGATGAAGGATTGAATAGTAGCGTTTACATTGATGGGATCATCACGGTTTTGGATTGTGAACACATACTAAAATGCCTAGATGACATTTCTGTTGATGCCCACTGGCATGGTGACAAAGTTGGTTTGGAGGGAAATCTGACCATTGCGCACTTCCAATTAGCCATGGCTGATCGAATCATAATGAACAAGTACGATACTATCGAGCATTCGCCCGAAATGGTCAATcatttaaaagaaagagtCCGGGAAGTAAATTCCATTGCACCGATGTTCTTCACCAAGTATAGCGATATTCCGATCGATAATTTGCTAGATATTCATGCATACGACAGTATACGAATATCCGACATCTTGGATAATAACACCGGAAATGGGACAATCCATGATCATCGGATGGGCACAATAATGCTTACTTTCAGATCATTAaaaaacgaagaagaatataacGAGAAATTTATTAAGAAATTCTTGCAGCCTTTATTGTGGAAGAATTTTGGGGCCATGACAGTGCTGGGAGAGCGTTCCCAAGATGATGGGCATGATTGGGAGGTGCAAAGAACGAAAGGTCTGATACTTATTGAAGGTGAAAATCCTATTGCCCGTGTAATCCAGGGTGTCCGCGATACATACGATGTCTTTCCAGGCGAATATGACGGATCCAATAAGGAGTGTAAAATTGTGTTAATTGGGAAGTACCTAGAAAAGGATTCCATAGAGGAACTATTACACAATACATTGGAATAA
- the BUD17 gene encoding putative pyridoxal kinase BUD17 (pyridoxal kinase~similar to YNR027W) yields the protein MTSTLHKTKRVLSIQSHVIHGYVGNKAATFPLQYRGWDVDVLNTVQFSNHPGYAHFTGFKCSTDELVDIVEKGLVGALGIKYDAVLSGYLPNVQALQKVAGIVGQLCEEDENVKWVLDPVLGDNGRLYVDEECVAVYQDILQNFKIFLATPNQFEMELLVGMPIRTLDNAKRAFELFHRKYPRVTRVVVTSLELSEFLSDNTYVVAGFDSSVSDEIFLYKIPKINATFSGSGDLISAMLTDSLLNGHGRNQLPLSASLGQVLWLVTSILQKTYDLNVAGQDPQDSAIKIKDLKLIQCRDILKQDPVPSMGKPETIKI from the coding sequence ATGACCAGTACATTACACAAGACAAAGAGGGTGCTTTCCATCCAATCACACGTCATACATGGCTACGTGGGAAACAAGGCCGCTACGTTCCCACTTCAGTACAGAGGTTGGGACGTGGACGTACTGAACACAGTTCAGTTTTCCAATCACCCAGGGTACGCCCACTTTACGGGGTTCAAGTGCAGCACCGATGAACTGGTAGACATTGTAGAGAAGGGGTTGGTCGGGGCTCTCGGCATCAAATATGATGCCGTACTCAGTGGCTATCTGCCCAATGTTCAAGCCCTGCAGAAAGTAGCAGGAATAGTGGGTCAATTGTGTGAAGAGGACGAAAACGTCAAGTGGGTATTAGATCCTGTGCTGGGTGACAATGGAAGGCTGTACGTGGACGAAGAATGTGTCGCAGTGTACCAAGACATTTTAcaaaacttcaaaatttttttagccACACCAAACCAGTTCGAAATGGAACTACTGGTGGGGATGCCAATCCGTACCTTAGACAATGCTAAGCGTGCATTTGAACTATTTCATAGGAAGTACCCTAGAGTGACTCGAGTAGTCGTCACCAGCCTGGAACTATCTGAATTCCTGAGCGATAACACGTACGTAGTAGCAGGGTTTGATTCCTCGGTCAGTGACGAAATATTCCTCTACAAAATCCCCAAGATCAACGCAACATTTAGCGGAAGTGGCGATCTGATCAGCGCCATGCTTACCGACTCGTTGCTAAACGGCCACGGTCGTAACCAGCTGCCATTAAGTGCATCCTTAGGTCAAGTATTGTGGCTCGTCACAAGCATCCTACAAAAAACGTATGATTTAAACGTAGCTGGTCAGGACCCACAAGACTCTGCtataaaaatcaaagatttgaagCTGATTCAGTGCAGAGACATCCTAAAGCAAGATCCTGTACCCTCGATGGGCAAGCCAGAAACCATTAAAATATAA